A DNA window from Vigna angularis cultivar LongXiaoDou No.4 chromosome 1, ASM1680809v1, whole genome shotgun sequence contains the following coding sequences:
- the LOC108333080 gene encoding uncharacterized protein LOC108333080 isoform X2 yields MDRIQHKFVKVGDALNLHVAEIGSGENAVVFLYGFPEIWYSWRHQMIALADAGFRAIAFDYRGYGLSDPPPQLEKASWSDIHNDVLHILQALHLPKVFLVGKDFGARPAHLFSVLHPERVLGVVTLGVPFVPPGPSLFHKVLPEGFYIFRWEEPGRAEADFGRFDIKTVVRNIYILFSRSEIPIANEKQEIMDLVEPDTPLPLWFTEEDLATYGALYEKSGFKNALQVPYRSFDKVFNLQDSVVRVPALFILGEKDYFLKFPGIEDLTKGEKAREHVPNLEVTFIPEGTHFVQEQFPEQVNRLILDFLTKHT; encoded by the exons ATGGATCGAATCCAGCACAAGTTCGTGAAGGTTGGTGATGCTCTCAATCTCCACGTCGCAGAAATCGGAAGTG GTGAAAACGCCGTCGTATTCTTGTACGGTTTCCCTGAGATATGGTACTCGTGGCGGCACCAGATGATAGCCCTTGCCGATGCTGGATTCAGAGCCATCGCCTTCGATTACAGAGGCTATGGTCTCTCCGATCCTCCACCTCAACTCGAGAAGGCTTCCTGGTCCGATATTCACAACGACGTCCTTCATATTCTTCAAGCTCTTCATCTTCCAAAG GTGTTTCTTGTTGGAAAAGATTTTGGAGCTCGTCCTGCACATCTATTTTCAGTTCTACACCCTGAAAGGGTCTTGGGAGTTGTTACATTGGGAGTTCCATTTGTTCCCCCAGGACCCTCTCTCTTTCACAAAGTCCTTCCTGAAGGCTTCTACATTTTTAGATGGGAG GAACCCGGAAGGGCAGAAGCTGATTTTGGACGCTTTGATATAAAGACTGTTGTGCGTAACATTTACATCCTCTTCTCCAGAAGTGAAATACCAATAGCTAATGAAAAGCAGGAGATCATGGATCTGGTAGAACCTGATACTCCTCTTCCCTTATGGTTCACTGAGGAAGATCTTGCAACGTACGGCGCCTTGTATGAGAAATCTGGATTCAAAAATGCATTGCAGGTTCCATATAG GTCATTTGATAAAGTGTTTAACTTACAAGATAGCGTGGTTAGAGTTCCCGCACTTTTTATATTGGGTGAGAAGGATTATTTTCTGAAGTTTCCTGGGATTGAGGATTTAACAAAGGGTGAAAAAGCAAGAGAGCATGTTCCCAATCTGGAAGTGACATTTATACCTGAGGGGACTCATTTTGTTCAA
- the LOC108324934 gene encoding phosphatidylinositol N-acetylglucosaminyltransferase subunit A, with product MGDSPSQKHRVLMVSDFYYPNFGGVENHVYYLSQCLLKLGHKVVVVTHAYGNRSGVRYMTGGLKVYYVPWRPFFNQSTFPTLYGVLPIIRTILIRERITVVHGHQTFSTLCHDALLNSRIMGYKVVFTDHSLHGFGDVGSIHMNKVMQFTLADVSQAICVSHTSKENTVLRSGLAPEKVFVIPNAVDTAMFKPALERPSGSEIVIVVISRLVYRKGADLLVEVIPEVCRLHPNVRFIIGGDGPKRVRLEEMREKHSLFDRVDLLGAVPHTQVRSVLISGHIFLTCSLTEAFCMAILEAASCGLLTVSTRVGGVPEVLPDDMVVLAEPDPGDLVQAIQTAISMLPKIDPQVMHNRMRELYNWHDVAKRTEIVYDRASKCPNQSLLECLSRYLSCGAWAGKLFCLVMILSFLFWHLLELWHPADDIEEAPDVTFSENCDEEMLQKS from the exons ATGGGTGATTCACCATCCCAGAAGCATAGAGTTCTGATGGTATCTGATTTTTACTATCCCAACTTTGGTGGTGTCGAGAACCACGTTTATTACCTCTCTCAATGCTTGCTCAAGTTAGGCCACAAG GTGGTGGTGGTGACTCATGCTTATGGAAATCGTTCTGGGGTTAGATATATGACTGGTGGTTTGAAAGTTTACTATGTTCCGTGGAGACCGTTCTTTAATCAGAGTACATTTCCAACCTTGTATGGGGTGTTACCAATTATAAGAACAATTCTCATTCGAGAAAGAATTACTGTAGTACATGGGCATCAAACTTTCTCAACACTTTGCCATGATGCCCTTTTGAATTCGAGGATCATGGGATACAAGGTTGTGTTCACAGATCATTCTCTGCATGGTTTTGGGGATGTTGGTAGCATTCATATGAACAAGGTGATGCAGTTTACCTTGGCAGATGTGAGTCAAGCAATCTGTGTCTCCCACACAAGCAAGGAAAACACAGTGTTGAGATCAGGTTTGGCACCAGAAAAGGTTTTTGTTATTCCTAATGCTGTTGATACTGCCATGTTCAAGCCAGCATTGGAACGTCCTAGTGGATCGGaaattgttattgttgttaTCAGTCGATTGGTTTACCGGAAAGGAGCAGACTTGCTTGTTGAAGTCATTCCAGAAGTATGCCGGTTACATCCTAAT GTTCGATTCATTATCGGTGGTGATGGACCTAAGCGTGTGAGATTGGAAGAGATGAGAGAAAAACATTCTCTTTTTGATAGAGTTGATTTACTGGGAGCTGTACCACATACACAAGTTCGATCTGTTCTAATATCTGGACATATCTTCTTAACCTG TTCCTTGACAGAAGCTTTTTGCATGGCCATATTAGAGGCTGCTAGTTGTGGACTGTTAACAGTGAGCACACGAGTTGGTGGTGTTCCTGAG GTTTTACCCGATGACATGGTTGTGTTGGCAGAGCCTGATCCAGGTGATTTAGTGCAAGCAATCCAAACAGCAATATCTATGCTTCCCAAAATTGATCCACAAGTCATGCACAATCGA ATGAGGGAACTCTACAACTGGCATGATGTTGCCAAGCGGACAGAAATTGTATATGATCGTGCTTCGAAATGTCCCAATCAAAGTCTATTAGAATGTCTCTCACG aTACTTGTCTTGTGGAGCTTGGGCAGGCAAGCTCTTTTGCTTGGTTATGATATTGAGTTTTTTGTTTTGGCATCTACTGGAACTATGGCAT CCCGCAGATGATATTGAGGAGGCACCAGATGTTACATTTTCAGAGAACTGTGATGAAGAGATGTTGCAGAAATCCTAA
- the LOC108333080 gene encoding uncharacterized protein LOC108333080 isoform X3 encodes MIALADAGFRAIAFDYRGYGLSDPPPQLEKASWSDIHNDVLHILQALHLPKVFLVGKDFGARPAHLFSVLHPERVLGVVTLGVPFVPPGPSLFHKVLPEGFYIFRWEEPGRAEADFGRFDIKTVVRNIYILFSRSEIPIANEKQEIMDLVEPDTPLPLWFTEEDLATYGALYEKSGFKNALQVPYRSFDKVFNLQDSVVRVPALFILGEKDYFLKFPGIEDLTKGEKAREHVPNLEVTFIPEGTHFVQEQFPEQVNRLILDFLTKHT; translated from the exons ATGATAGCCCTTGCCGATGCTGGATTCAGAGCCATCGCCTTCGATTACAGAGGCTATGGTCTCTCCGATCCTCCACCTCAACTCGAGAAGGCTTCCTGGTCCGATATTCACAACGACGTCCTTCATATTCTTCAAGCTCTTCATCTTCCAAAG GTGTTTCTTGTTGGAAAAGATTTTGGAGCTCGTCCTGCACATCTATTTTCAGTTCTACACCCTGAAAGGGTCTTGGGAGTTGTTACATTGGGAGTTCCATTTGTTCCCCCAGGACCCTCTCTCTTTCACAAAGTCCTTCCTGAAGGCTTCTACATTTTTAGATGGGAG GAACCCGGAAGGGCAGAAGCTGATTTTGGACGCTTTGATATAAAGACTGTTGTGCGTAACATTTACATCCTCTTCTCCAGAAGTGAAATACCAATAGCTAATGAAAAGCAGGAGATCATGGATCTGGTAGAACCTGATACTCCTCTTCCCTTATGGTTCACTGAGGAAGATCTTGCAACGTACGGCGCCTTGTATGAGAAATCTGGATTCAAAAATGCATTGCAGGTTCCATATAG GTCATTTGATAAAGTGTTTAACTTACAAGATAGCGTGGTTAGAGTTCCCGCACTTTTTATATTGGGTGAGAAGGATTATTTTCTGAAGTTTCCTGGGATTGAGGATTTAACAAAGGGTGAAAAAGCAAGAGAGCATGTTCCCAATCTGGAAGTGACATTTATACCTGAGGGGACTCATTTTGTTCAA
- the LOC108333080 gene encoding uncharacterized protein LOC108333080 isoform X1 yields the protein MDRIQHKFVKVGDALNLHVAEIGSGKNQSNAVILLPLLIWSVLVFSGENAVVFLYGFPEIWYSWRHQMIALADAGFRAIAFDYRGYGLSDPPPQLEKASWSDIHNDVLHILQALHLPKVFLVGKDFGARPAHLFSVLHPERVLGVVTLGVPFVPPGPSLFHKVLPEGFYIFRWEEPGRAEADFGRFDIKTVVRNIYILFSRSEIPIANEKQEIMDLVEPDTPLPLWFTEEDLATYGALYEKSGFKNALQVPYRSFDKVFNLQDSVVRVPALFILGEKDYFLKFPGIEDLTKGEKAREHVPNLEVTFIPEGTHFVQEQFPEQVNRLILDFLTKHT from the exons ATGGATCGAATCCAGCACAAGTTCGTGAAGGTTGGTGATGCTCTCAATCTCCACGTCGCAGAAATCGGAAGTGGTAAGAATCAATCCAACGCCGTCATTTTGCTTCCGTTGTTGATTTGGTCTGTGTTGGTGTTTTCAGGTGAAAACGCCGTCGTATTCTTGTACGGTTTCCCTGAGATATGGTACTCGTGGCGGCACCAGATGATAGCCCTTGCCGATGCTGGATTCAGAGCCATCGCCTTCGATTACAGAGGCTATGGTCTCTCCGATCCTCCACCTCAACTCGAGAAGGCTTCCTGGTCCGATATTCACAACGACGTCCTTCATATTCTTCAAGCTCTTCATCTTCCAAAG GTGTTTCTTGTTGGAAAAGATTTTGGAGCTCGTCCTGCACATCTATTTTCAGTTCTACACCCTGAAAGGGTCTTGGGAGTTGTTACATTGGGAGTTCCATTTGTTCCCCCAGGACCCTCTCTCTTTCACAAAGTCCTTCCTGAAGGCTTCTACATTTTTAGATGGGAG GAACCCGGAAGGGCAGAAGCTGATTTTGGACGCTTTGATATAAAGACTGTTGTGCGTAACATTTACATCCTCTTCTCCAGAAGTGAAATACCAATAGCTAATGAAAAGCAGGAGATCATGGATCTGGTAGAACCTGATACTCCTCTTCCCTTATGGTTCACTGAGGAAGATCTTGCAACGTACGGCGCCTTGTATGAGAAATCTGGATTCAAAAATGCATTGCAGGTTCCATATAG GTCATTTGATAAAGTGTTTAACTTACAAGATAGCGTGGTTAGAGTTCCCGCACTTTTTATATTGGGTGAGAAGGATTATTTTCTGAAGTTTCCTGGGATTGAGGATTTAACAAAGGGTGAAAAAGCAAGAGAGCATGTTCCCAATCTGGAAGTGACATTTATACCTGAGGGGACTCATTTTGTTCAA